In Neodiprion pinetum isolate iyNeoPine1 chromosome 6, iyNeoPine1.2, whole genome shotgun sequence, one genomic interval encodes:
- the LOC124220951 gene encoding kininogen-1-like yields MAFKLVPLLTMLTLGIMTRCTTAHKAHSFQHYHGPVEGEGVEVVWKDKHGHEDHDFKAHPKYEFAYGVEDHHTKDFHGQKEHRDGKDVAGEYTLHEPGGNVRTVKYHADHHGGFHAIVHNSGGNDHSGGTYGGHGHGHGHGHGHGHEHGHGHGHGHH; encoded by the exons ATGGCGTTCAAG CTGGTCCCCCTGCTTACGATGTTGACGTTGGGTATCATGACTCGATGCACGACGGCCCACAAGGCTCACTCCTTCCAGCATTACCACGGGCCGGTGGAAGGCGAGGGTGTGGAGGTCGTCTGGAAGGACAAGCACGGCCACGAGGACCACGACTTCAAGGCTCACCCGAAGTACGAGTTCGCCTACGGAGTCGAAGACCACCACACGAAAGATTTCCACGGGCAGAAGGAGCACCGAGACG GCAAGGACGTGGCCGGTGAATACACCCTCCACGAGCCAGGCGGCAACGTGAGGACCGTCAAGTACCACGCCGATCACCACGGTGGGTTCCACGCCATCGTCCACAACAGCGGTGGCAACGACCACTCCGGAGGGACTTACGGTGGTCATGGACACGGACACGGACACGGACACGGACACGGGCACGAACACGGACACGGTCATGGCCATGGCCATCACTGA
- the LOC124220947 gene encoding cuticle protein-like: MVSKLAVFALFALLATNARAGIVSLGHVGDGGSFHDAHSALTQSHATSFTHFHGPVEGPVYEVKVPHVPEHDEHAHLHGQHHQDHGYTLDYVAQPKYEFSYGVEDHHTGDIHGQKESRDGKTVRGEYSIHEPGGNIRTVKYHADKDGFHAVVHNSGSNDHSGGVYGGQRAHGVHGVHGGQEEQHNLDLGHTAPVHEEHQLEEYAVYQGQEVQASGHGATGYL; the protein is encoded by the exons ATGGTCTCcaag CTCGCCGTATTCGCCCTCTTCGCCCTCCTCGCGACCAACGCCAGGGCGGGAATCGTCTCCCTGGGTCACGTCGGCGACGGAGGATCCTTCCACGATGCCCATTCGGCCCTCACCCAGAGCCACGCAACCTCGTTCACCCACTTTCACGGCCCCGTCGAAGGCCCCGTCTACGAGGTCAAGGTCCCCCACGTTCCCGAGCACGACGAGCACGCCCACCTCCACGGGCAGCATCACCAGGACCACGGATACACCCTTGACTACGTCGCTCAACCTAAGTACGAATTCTCCTACGGGGTGGAGGACCATCACACGGGGGATATCCACGGGCAGAAGGAGTCACGTGACG GTAAAACGGTAAGAGGCGAGTACAGCATCCATGAACCCGGCGGCAACATCAGGACTGTAAAGTACCACGCGGACAAGGACGGTTTTCACGCGGTTGTTCACAATTCCGGAAGTAACGATCACTCCGGCGGAGTTTACGGCGGTCAGAGGGCTCACGGGGTTCACGGGGTTCACGGGGGTCAAGAAGAGCAGCATAACCTGGACCTGGGTCACACAGCGCCGGTCCACGAGGAGCACCAGCTCGAGGAGTACGCTGTGTACCAGGGTCAGGAGGTGCAGGCATCCGGTCACGGTGCCACGGGATATCTGTGA